GTTCCACCAAAACCTTCGGTTGTAGCTCCATAAGGAACATAATCCAGTAAACTTTGAGCAGTACTTCTGATTACAGCAACAATATCTGCTCCTTCTCTGGCTGCAGCTTTAGCCTGTTTTAAATCCTCATAAATATTACCTGTGGCTACTATTACATATAGCCAGGGTTTGGGACCGGTAGGTGTTTCTTCCTGTAATTCATCTCTTTCTCTTCTATTATCAGCAATAGATTCTACACTTTCCTTAGCTAAATCTTCAATTGCATCTTTTATCTCTTTTAAGTCATGTTCTTTCAATTCTGTTAAGTTCAAATTGCCTTCAGCTACTTCTTCAGCAATTTCCTGAGGAGATTTACCAGTTTCAATTACAGCATTACCTATCCAATATGCAATTCCTTTATCTAATTCATCACTTTTAAAAACCTGATCAACAACAACATTAGGTAGTGGAATTTCTTCTTCATCTATTCCATCAATACCAAATAGTCGCGCAACTGTCCTTTCTACACTTGTTGTCGTATTTTCATCAATATGAATTTGAATACCATCCGCAATGTCCTGTGAAGCCTGTCTTGCCCTATCTACTAACTCCTGATCAACATTTAACTTTTCTTGCAAATTAATCACCTCTCTATTGTTTTGTATTTTTCACTCATTATGTCATAGATTGGAATCTCTGATAATTTTGTTTTCAATCCATTTATGATTTTTTCTGAATTTAAAGATGGACTATAAGGACTTGTTGGATTAACTGTAACAGCTAATAAATTAATATTATTTAAAACTTCCAATTTAATTTCTGATTTTTCCAGTAAGTTTAAATTTCTTTTATTCAAAAATACTCTTGTACCATCTCTTACAATCAAATTAATTTCTTTTAGATTAAGATCATAAATTATTTTTTCAGCAAATCTATCAATTAAAGCCCCGTTAATTATTAAAGATTCAATATTTTTATAATCCTTATTTTTTAATTCTTTAATATGACCAAAACTTGTTTCTGATGTTAATGGTTCACTACTTCCATCTTTATAGACTATACCATCCTGATTCTTTGCTAAAAATTCCTTGGCCTTATCTCGCAAACCAGAATCTTTTACCTCAGCAAGAGATAATCGTCGGATTTCATGGAATGTTTTTTTAATCACTAAATCTTCCGTATTTCCCACTACTGCTCCTGTTGCAATTATGAAAGCATCAGTAAGTGCTGGCATTGCAGAACTTCTACGATCAAGAGCTCCATCAATTAAGGTTAAATCAATATCTGATGGCATCATCTCCTTTATTTTTTTAACTCTACTGGAAGAGTTAATACCAACCAGTTCGATATATCCTCCTTTAGTAAAACTTTTATATATATTTACTTCACCCATCAGACTATCTATTCCTGTTCTGGCGATTATATCTGCCTGAATATCACTTTTTTTATAAGCATTATGAGCTGTAACAAAAACAGTGTTAGGTGGAATATAAATCCGAGGTTTTTCCTGGAGGGTAATAGCATCAACCTTTTCTCCATCACGACCATAAGAAATCAAAGCCAAATTTATATTTCTATTTACTGCTTCCTTTACTATTGTGTTTAAGGTTACAGTTTTACCTGCATTTTTTGCCAGTCCGATGATAGCAAGATGTTCAACTTTATTTAAATCTATATATTCTATTAATTTTTTGTTTTTTATAGTAATCCCCCCTTAACTAAATTTCATTTTTTCTGATTTCCATCTTATATATAATGCAATTAGTATGCCACTTCTCAAAAATTAAAGACCTATTAAAAATGGAACCAAAATCGGAACTAAAATAGAAAGAACAGCTCCACTAAAAAATGCAGGAATCACTGTTTCATCTCCCGCAGTCTTTTTAATAACAGGTAAAGTTACATCCATAGTAGTAGCTCCACCTGGGGCAATACCTGTAAGTTTCCCAAAATATTTTACTACAAATGGAAGACTAATTATTGTAATTAATTCTCTGAAAACATTAGCTAAAAAGGCTATTGAACCAAGTTCTACACTATGTAATTTACTCAAAATAACTCCTGAAAGACTGTACCAGCCAAATCCAGCTCCTACAGCTGCAGCTTCATTTGAAGCCAGACCTATAAAAAATCCTACAATAATAGCACCTACTATACTACCAACCGCAATCAAAAATGGTAAAGCTAAAATTTGCCATCCTAAATTTTTTAACTGGGCAAATATCTCTTTGTTTTTACCTAAATCTACTCCAACTCCAAAAAGAAGAGCAGCCAGAGCATAAGTAGTTATTTTATCCATAATATCCAATAAACTTTCGGGTAAAAAGAAAAGCCCAATTAAAATTCCAAAAATTACTGAAGCTACAATCATATAAGTCATATAGTGGTCACTTTCTTCTTCTATCTTATCTTCTTTTAACTTTTCATTTTTACTTTTTTCTTCAATTTTTGCTTCAAAACGAAGACTGAAAATTTTCACTAAAAACAGGCTCCCCATTATACTCCCTACAGCCATAAAAAAAGCCTGTAAACCTATCTGATCTAACTGATTTAATATCTCAGAATCCATACCAATTTTAGCTCCCATAGAAGCAAGAAGAATTATCAGACCAAAAGTTGTTATATAACCTGCTAATTTAAAGATCCAATCTCCAAAAAATTTAAAATATCCTATTAAAAAACCTGTTAATAAAAATGCAATTATTAGTCCCATATTCATACTAAAAATCACCCTTTTTAATATTATATTTTTTTATTTTATATTGTAATGATTGTCTTGAGATACTTAAATTTCTTGCCGCTTCACTTATATTACCTTCAGCTCGCTCTAAAGATTTTTTTATAAGTTTAACTTCTAAATTTTCCATTACTTCCTCTAAAGGAGGTAATTCATCTTCTTTAATTGAATTACAATCAAGACCAACTGGTGAAAGATCTATATTATTTAATCTTTCTCTAATATATCTTGGAAGAATTTCATGTGTTATTTTATTTTCATTCTGCACCATATTAAAAGCACTTTCAATAACATGTTGTAATTCTCTTACATTACCGGGCCAACTATAATTTAAAAAAGTATTAATCACTTTTTCGTCAATTTCTTTAATATTTTTCGAAAATTTTTGATTATATTTTTCCAGAAAATAATCAACAAGAACTGATATATCTTCTTCTCTTTTACGGAGAGGAGGAATTTCAATATAAACAACACTTAATCTATAAAACAAATCTTCCCGAAGTTTATTTTCTGAAAACGCTTTATCAGGGTGAGTATTCATAGTTGTAATAACTCTGACATCGACTTTCTTTTCCTTTTGGCCGCCTACTCTTCTTACTTTCTTTTCCTGGAGCACTCTTAATAACTTAGCCTGTAAGGAAAGATCCATTGAATTTATTTCATCAAGTAAAATTGTACCTCCATTAGCCTGTTCAAATAAACCGGCTCTACTCTTAGCCCCGGTAAACCCGCCTTTTTGAGTACCAAAAAGTAAACCTTCTAATAAATCTTTAGGTAAAGCAGCACAATTTTGGGCAATAAAAGGCTTATCTGACCTTTTACTTGCATTATGAATACTTTGAGCAAAAAGTTCTTTTCCTGTTCCAGTTTCTCCATATAACAAAACTGAAGAATCACTACCGGCTGCTCTCATTGCTTCTCTCAAAGTTATTTTAAAAACTTCATCTTCTCCAATTATATCTTTAAAAGTATAAGTTGTATTATTATCTTTTTTTATTTGTGTTTTTTCATTTTTGGATTTTTGCTGACCTACATTAATTTTAGCTCTTAAATCACTTACATTTTCTACTAATTCTTCTAAAAGAGTTATATCTCTTGAAATCTCCATTGCTCCCATCTCACCAGTACTTAACTTTAAGGGTACAGTTTTATTAACAGTAGTAATTCTTTTTCCCTTAGTATTAATAAATGTCTGTTGAGTCTTTTCTATTGATTCCCCGGTTTTTATTGTTTGCATCAGGGTGCTTGTTTCTAAAGTTAAAGAAGGATATACTTCAAATAAATTTTTTCCTATTACTTCTTCAGGTTCAAGGCCATCTATTTCAGATACTTTTTTATTATAGGCAATAGTTGTACCTTCTCTATCCACAATATGAATCCCCTCATCTAAAGAGTCCAGAATCATATTTAAATTTTTGTTATTTACAAATTTTTCTATTTCGTCTTTTAACATAATAAATTGTCCTCCTTATTTTATACCTTTCTCTATTTATATTTAATATCCTTTATTTTTAGCAAAATTTTTTTCAGAGATGCAAATTATTTTTCGAAATTATTTTTGCTATATCAATTAATTAAATGGTATAATTATTGCATCAGTTAATATAATGAAAGGAGTTGTCGAAAAATGAAATTATTTATTAACGCAAATCTCATCTCCTCTGCTTTTGCAGAACAGAAACTGTCGAGTTTTGTTGTTAACAATAAAGGAAAAATAGTGGAAAAAGGCAAAAAAAGTAAGCTAAAAGAAAAATATCCTAAAGCTAAAATAAAAGATTTGGAAGAGAAAACAGTAATTCCCGGTTTAAATGACTCACATCTGCACTTATTTCAATATGGACTTGCAAAAAGTAAAATAGATCTTTCAGAAACAACTTCAATAAAAGAGATTCAAGAAAAAGTGAAAAATTATATTGCTAATAATGAGTTAAAAGAAAATGAATGGATTGAAGGTAAAGGTTGGAATGATGAAAATTTTGATAATCCTGCTTTTCCAACTTCTGATGACTTAGATGAAATTTCTGAAGAACATCCTATAATTTTAAAAAGAACCTGTTTTCATGTAGCAGCTGTAAATTCAAAAGCTCTGCAATTTTGTAATATAGATAAAAACACACCTGATCCTGAAGGAGGAGAATTAGGAAAAGATAATAAAGGAAAACCAAATGGTTTGCTTTATGATGAGGCTATTGAACTAATTGAAAATATGATTCCTCAAAAAGAAGTTGATGAAATAAAAAAGATTTTAAAAGAAAGTTTTAATGATGCCCTTAAAACAGGTTTAACTTCATTACAGGTAGATGATTTTTTCAATATTGAAAATCCAGAAAAAGTACTTGAAGCTTATCTAGAATTGAGAGAAAATAATGAAATCCCATTGAGAATAAACCTTCAAATGAGAATTCCTTCTAAAAAGAAAATGGATGAATTTGAAAAAAGAGGTCTAATCACTGGATATGGAGATGATTATTTTAAAATAGGTCCAGTTAAATTTGTACTTGATGGTTCACTCGGGGCCAGAACAGCAGCCCTTAAAGAACCATATAATGACAAAAAATCTACTAAAGGAAAAAAACTATATAAACAGGATAAATTTAATGAAATATGTAAATATGCAGCAGATAAAGATTTTCAGATTGCTGTCCATGCCATTGGCGATAAGGCAATTGAAATGGCTTTAACTGGTTTTGATTATGCCTATGAAAATGATCAAATTGCTACTAATAATAGGCCTATAATTGTACATGCTCAGATAAGTAATAATAATTTAAACAATGAGATGAAAAACAAAGGAATTATTGCTTCAATTCAGCCAATATTTCTCAAATCAGACTGGCAGGCAATTGAAAATCGGGTTGGCAAAAATAGAAGTAAGATGAGTTATCCCTGGAAGAGTTATTATGACAAAGGTATAAGTCTTTCTGGAAGTTCAGATGCTCCTATTGAACCTTTTAATCCCTTCTTAGGTATTTATGCAGCTGTTACAAGACAGGATTTTAATGAAAAACCTAAAGATGGCTGGAAACCAAAAGAAAAAATGAGTATAGCTGAAGCCTTAGAAATTTTTACAAAAGGCAGTGCTTACCAATCTTTTGAAGAAGATATTAAAGGCAATTTAGAAACAGGGAAGCTTGCAGATTTTCTGGTAATAGATAGAAATATTAAAAAAATTGATAAAAATAAAATAAAAGATATTCAAGTTTTAGAAACTTATGTAGGCGGAAATTTAGTATATCAAAAATAAAAAAATTTAAAGGTGGATGAATAATCTCATCCACCTTTTTTTATATATTACTCAAATTTTTATTGTTCATAAGTTTTATATACATACTCTGAAGTCATTACTGCAAGCATTGCCCCATAATCAAGACTAAATTCTAATTCATCTCCAACCTGAAAATTTCTATTTATCTCTGTCAAATCAACTAATAAATGATCACTGCTTGCTCCAATAATCTCTGCGTTTTCAAGCATTGGAGTTAAACCATCTACTTTAACATCCTGTCTGCCTATAGCTAAAATTGCTCTTAACCTAATTCCTTTATCTTCAAATTGTGGTTTATTACCAAAGGCATCATGCCCAATTTTTCCCTTTGGCACTGAAGGTTTTTCTTTTAATTCTATAATTTTAGCACTTAAAGTGAAATTATCCTGATTTTGTCCTTTTATTTTTCTTTGATGCGTAATATCTGTTCCCTGTAATATACCTTCACCTATTCTAAAATTAGTTATACCCTCTGGTAATTGATCATTATCAATTAATTTACTGGTAGCTGTATTCCCACCTGAAATTAATGGTAATTTAATATTAAATTCTTTTTCTAATTTTTCCTTCAAATCAACTAAAATTTTAGTATTTTCTTTTGAAGGTAATACCCCTCCATAACAACCTACATTTGTCCCAATTCCTTTTATATCTATTGCTTCTAAATCAACAATTTGTGCAAAAAATTCTTCTAAATCATCAGGTAGTACTCCTTCTCTTAAATCTCCTACATCTACCATAACTATTATTCCCTGCTTTTTGCCTTTACTTTTAGCTTTATTGTTTAAAGCTTTTATCGTTTTTAATTCACTAATTAAAGTAATATCTACATCTTCAACTACTTCTTCAACTTCACTTAGTTGAGGTAAACGAAGTAAAACCATTTCTTCTTCAAATCCTGCTTCCCGTAATTTCTTAATATTTTTTATCCTTGAATCTCCTATTGATTTAACTCCTCCTCTAATAAAAGCAGAAGCTACTTTTAAATCTCCAGCCGAACCTTTAACAACCCCGGTTAGTTTAATATCTTTTTTTTCACACTTTTCTACCATATTATTTGCATTTTCTTCAATATTTTTTAATTTGATATTTACTCTTGGTGTTTTCATAAAATATTTCCTCCTTAATCTAAGAATATTTATGCAAATTATTTTGCAATATGAAAAATATTTTTACATAAATTCCTAGTTTGCTATTTAAAATGTCAAAAAGTTTGCTCTTTAATTAAAGTTTACAACCTTTTTATAAATTAAAATTGGAACAATAATTGCATCTATATTATGATGAGTAATAATTTCACGACATTATTATAACATTTTTTAAACATTTTATCTAATCTAAGGAGGATTTCAAATGAGAGATTACCATGATATAAGTTTATGGGAAGATGTAAGTGAAGATGAATGGAAAGACTGGAAATGGCAGGTTAGAAATCGAATTACTGATGTAGAAGATCTTAAAAAAGTTGTAGATCTCACAGAAAAAGAAGAACAAGAGGTAACAGATGTAATGGGCAAATTGAGAATGGCAATAACACCTTATTATGCCCACTTAATGGATCCCCAGGACAGAGATTGTCCAATCAGAATGCAGGCTGTACCTGTTGAGAAAGAGTTAAATCTTGGTGAAGCTGATATGGAAGACCCACTTCACGAAGAAGTAGATTCACCTGTAGATAACCTAACACATCGTTATCCAGATAGAGTGCTACTACTAATTACTGACCAGTGCTCCATGTATTGCCGTCACTGTACAAGAAGAAGATTTGCCGGTCAGAAAGATAAAGCAGTACCAATGGAACAAATTGATAAAGCAATAGATTATATTAAAGAACATGACGAAATTAGAGATGTTTTATTATCTGGCGGAGATGCTTTACTCATTTCTAATGATAAGCTTGAAGAAATCATTCAAAAATTATATGCTATTCCACATGTAGAAATGATTAGAATTGGTTCCAGAACACCAGTCGTTATGCCTCAGAGAATTACTGATGATCTGGTAAACATGCTCAAAAAATATCATCCTCTATATGTAAATATTCAATTTAATCATCCAAAAGAAATCACTGAAGAATCAGCTGCTGCCTGTGCTAAGCTGGTTGACAATGGTATTCCGGTAGGCAACCAGACTGTATTATTAAAAGGTGTTAACTCCCAACCAAAAACTATGAAAAAATTAATGCAAAATTTATTGCAGATAAGAGTTAAGCCTTATTATATTTATCAATGTGACCTTTCTCAGGGAATTGAACACTTCAGAACCCCGGTTAGCCGTGGATTGGAAATAATGGAAGCCCTTCGAGGTCATACTTCAGGTTTAGCTGTTCCAACCTTTGTTGTTGACGCACCTGGTGGTGGCGGAAAAACACCTCTCAGTCCAAATTATTTAATTTCAATGGCTGAAGATAAGATTATTATGAGAAACTATGAAGGTAAGGTATTTGCTTATACAGAACCTGGTTATGATCATAATGATCATATAGCTGCAGACCTCAATGAAGGGGTAAGTGAACTGGCAGCAAGTGATAGATATTCTTTAGATGAAGAAGAATAATCAAACCTAAATATTTATAACAATTAAAATAATTAAAGGCCCTAGTTAACTAGGGCCTTTTTTTACATCAAAACAAATTTTCTGTTTTATTGATATTTTAATTATTCACCTTTAAATTCAACAGAATCTTTATTCAAAAATGCTTCCATTCCATTTTTTTGGTCTTCAGTACTAAAACAATATGAAAAAGCCTGAGTTTCATAAGAAATACCCTCTTCAATACTTCTACCTCGACTATAATTAACTGCTTCTTTTGTCATTTTTACAGCCTGCGGAGCATTTCCAGCAATATCTTCAGCTACTTCATATACTTTATTCATAAGCTCATCCTGTTTTACAACTTCATTAACAAGACCTAATTTTTTTGCTTTTTCAGCCCCAATGTTTTTTGCAGTAAAGAGAATTTCTTTAGCTTTTGCTTCACCAATAATTTTACTGAGGCGTTGAGTACCTCCAAAACCAGCAATTATTCCAAGACCAACTTCAGGCTGGCCAAATTTAGCATTATCAGAGGCAAATCTCATATCACAGGCTAAGGCAAGTTCATTACCTCCACCTAAAGCAAAACCATTTACTGCTGCAACAACCGGTTTGGAACATTTTTCAATCATATTAAAAGCTTTATGTCCTGATTCAGCAAATTTTTTGGCCTGAATACTATTTTTATCTTTCATTTCAGAAATATCTGCACCTGCAACAAAAGCTTTTTCACCGGCTCCTGTTAAAATAATAACCCTTGTTTCTTCATCATTATCTAGCTTTTGAAATGCTTTTTCTAAGTCTTTTAATACATTACTATTAAGCGCATTGAGTACTTTAGGCCTGTTTATTTTTACTTCTGTAATATTATCTTTTTTATCTATTTTTAAATTATCAAAATCCATTATAATCCCCCTTTATTAATAACTATAAAATCCTTCTCCAGTTTTTCGACCTAACTGGTTAGCTCTAACTTTCTTTTTAAGTAAAGGGCACGGTCTATATTTTGAATCTCCAAATTCGTCATATAGGGTCTCCATTATAGCAAGGCATACATCAAGACCTATCATATCACCTAAGGCTAAAGGTCCAATTGGATGATTGGCACCTAATTTCATGGCAGTATCAATATCTTCAGCACTTGCCACTCCTTCATTTAAAAGAAATGCTGCTTCATTTATCATTGGAACTAAAATTCTATTTACAACAAATCCTGGAGCTTCATTTACTTCCACAGGACTTTTACCAAGTTCTTTTACCAGTGATTCAACTTTTTCAAAAGCTTCATCAGAAGTTGTAATACTTTTAATTAATTCTACTAATTTCATAACTGGTACTGGATTGAAAAAGTGAACACCAACTACTTTATCAGGTCTTTCAGTAACTGTAGCTATTTCTGTAATACTTAGCGCAGATGTGTTACTAGCAAGAATAGCATCATCTTTTGTAACCTCATCTAATTCTTTAAAAATCTTTTTCTTAAGCTCCATATCTTCATTTACAGCTTCAATAACTAAATCGACATCAGCTAAGTCACTTACTTCAGTCGTAGTATCAATATTTGCAAGAGTTTGATCCATCTCATCCTGAGTAATTCTTTCCTTTTTTACACTTCTTTTAAGATTCTTATTAATACCTTTTAAACCTTTTTCTACATATTCTTCTTTAATATCACGTAAAATAACCTGATAACCACCTTGAGCAATAACCTGGGCAATACCGCTCCCCATTGTTCCTGCTCCTAATACACCAACTTTTTTCATATTAATATCACCTCTCATCTAATAATTATAATACTTTAAAAAATAATTGTAAATACTTTTGTTAAATTAATCACATAACTTTTCTTTTTTACTATCTTACTTAAGTTAAAACCTTTTAATGAGTGTATAGCTTATTAAATAATTCTTTTAGTTGCTGAGATTCTCTTAAAGTTTCAAGAGCTATTGCTGCATGTCCCCTTGTATAACCATTACCAATTATCATTTCAACATCTTTACCAATACCTTCAGCTCCTAAAGCAGCTTTTGTAAAACTGGTGGCCATACTAAAGAAGTAAATAACTCCATCATCTTTAGTTGTCATTATTGAACTCATTTCTGTACTTGGTATATTTACATTATTAATAACTACATCACACATTTCTCCCTCAGTAAGCTTTTCTACTTCTTCATAAACACTTACTGCATCAGTAGCATCACCCTGAATAACTTCATCAGCTAAACCAAGATCTTCAATGCGCTGACAGGCTTTATCACTATATTCAAGAGCAATAACTTTACCAGTAATACCTGCCTGTTTTCTTGCCTGATAGAGACATAATAGACCGGACTTACCACCAGCACCTATAACAAGAACAGTATTACCAGGATAAACTAGTTTTGCTGTCTGAGCAGGTGCTCCAGCTACATCCAATACTGCTAAGGCTAAAGTTTCTGACATATCTTCTGGAAGTTTAGCATAAATTCCACTTTCAAAAAGTACAGCTTTACCTCTTATATTTACCTGATCAATTTCAGATTTAACTTCTTTTATTTCATCAATTCTTAATGGTGTTAAGGAAAGAGATACTAGAGTAGCTATTTTATCTCCAACTTCAATATCTCTTTCTTTA
The sequence above is a segment of the Halanaerobiales bacterium genome. Coding sequences within it:
- a CDS encoding amidohydrolase; amino-acid sequence: MKLFINANLISSAFAEQKLSSFVVNNKGKIVEKGKKSKLKEKYPKAKIKDLEEKTVIPGLNDSHLHLFQYGLAKSKIDLSETTSIKEIQEKVKNYIANNELKENEWIEGKGWNDENFDNPAFPTSDDLDEISEEHPIILKRTCFHVAAVNSKALQFCNIDKNTPDPEGGELGKDNKGKPNGLLYDEAIELIENMIPQKEVDEIKKILKESFNDALKTGLTSLQVDDFFNIENPEKVLEAYLELRENNEIPLRINLQMRIPSKKKMDEFEKRGLITGYGDDYFKIGPVKFVLDGSLGARTAALKEPYNDKKSTKGKKLYKQDKFNEICKYAADKDFQIAVHAIGDKAIEMALTGFDYAYENDQIATNNRPIIVHAQISNNNLNNEMKNKGIIASIQPIFLKSDWQAIENRVGKNRSKMSYPWKSYYDKGISLSGSSDAPIEPFNPFLGIYAAVTRQDFNEKPKDGWKPKEKMSIAEALEIFTKGSAYQSFEEDIKGNLETGKLADFLVIDRNIKKIDKNKIKDIQVLETYVGGNLVYQK
- the ablA gene encoding lysine 2,3-aminomutase; protein product: MRDYHDISLWEDVSEDEWKDWKWQVRNRITDVEDLKKVVDLTEKEEQEVTDVMGKLRMAITPYYAHLMDPQDRDCPIRMQAVPVEKELNLGEADMEDPLHEEVDSPVDNLTHRYPDRVLLLITDQCSMYCRHCTRRRFAGQKDKAVPMEQIDKAIDYIKEHDEIRDVLLSGGDALLISNDKLEEIIQKLYAIPHVEMIRIGSRTPVVMPQRITDDLVNMLKKYHPLYVNIQFNHPKEITEESAAACAKLVDNGIPVGNQTVLLKGVNSQPKTMKKLMQNLLQIRVKPYYIYQCDLSQGIEHFRTPVSRGLEIMEALRGHTSGLAVPTFVVDAPGGGGKTPLSPNYLISMAEDKIIMRNYEGKVFAYTEPGYDHNDHIAADLNEGVSELAASDRYSLDEEE
- a CDS encoding alanine/ornithine racemase family PLP-dependent enzyme; protein product: MKTPRVNIKLKNIEENANNMVEKCEKKDIKLTGVVKGSAGDLKVASAFIRGGVKSIGDSRIKNIKKLREAGFEEEMVLLRLPQLSEVEEVVEDVDITLISELKTIKALNNKAKSKGKKQGIIVMVDVGDLREGVLPDDLEEFFAQIVDLEAIDIKGIGTNVGCYGGVLPSKENTKILVDLKEKLEKEFNIKLPLISGGNTATSKLIDNDQLPEGITNFRIGEGILQGTDITHQRKIKGQNQDNFTLSAKIIELKEKPSVPKGKIGHDAFGNKPQFEDKGIRLRAILAIGRQDVKVDGLTPMLENAEIIGASSDHLLVDLTEINRNFQVGDELEFSLDYGAMLAVMTSEYVYKTYEQ
- a CDS encoding lysine exporter LysO family protein; the encoded protein is MNMGLIIAFLLTGFLIGYFKFFGDWIFKLAGYITTFGLIILLASMGAKIGMDSEILNQLDQIGLQAFFMAVGSIMGSLFLVKIFSLRFEAKIEEKSKNEKLKEDKIEEESDHYMTYMIVASVIFGILIGLFFLPESLLDIMDKITTYALAALLFGVGVDLGKNKEIFAQLKNLGWQILALPFLIAVGSIVGAIIVGFFIGLASNEAAAVGAGFGWYSLSGVILSKLHSVELGSIAFLANVFRELITIISLPFVVKYFGKLTGIAPGGATTMDVTLPVIKKTAGDETVIPAFFSGAVLSILVPILVPFLIGL
- a CDS encoding sigma 54-interacting transcriptional regulator, which codes for MLKDEIEKFVNNKNLNMILDSLDEGIHIVDREGTTIAYNKKVSEIDGLEPEEVIGKNLFEVYPSLTLETSTLMQTIKTGESIEKTQQTFINTKGKRITTVNKTVPLKLSTGEMGAMEISRDITLLEELVENVSDLRAKINVGQQKSKNEKTQIKKDNNTTYTFKDIIGEDEVFKITLREAMRAAGSDSSVLLYGETGTGKELFAQSIHNASKRSDKPFIAQNCAALPKDLLEGLLFGTQKGGFTGAKSRAGLFEQANGGTILLDEINSMDLSLQAKLLRVLQEKKVRRVGGQKEKKVDVRVITTMNTHPDKAFSENKLREDLFYRLSVVYIEIPPLRKREEDISVLVDYFLEKYNQKFSKNIKEIDEKVINTFLNYSWPGNVRELQHVIESAFNMVQNENKITHEILPRYIRERLNNIDLSPVGLDCNSIKEDELPPLEEVMENLEVKLIKKSLERAEGNISEAARNLSISRQSLQYKIKKYNIKKGDF
- a CDS encoding 3-hydroxybutyryl-CoA dehydrogenase — translated: MKKVGVLGAGTMGSGIAQVIAQGGYQVILRDIKEEYVEKGLKGINKNLKRSVKKERITQDEMDQTLANIDTTTEVSDLADVDLVIEAVNEDMELKKKIFKELDEVTKDDAILASNTSALSITEIATVTERPDKVVGVHFFNPVPVMKLVELIKSITTSDEAFEKVESLVKELGKSPVEVNEAPGFVVNRILVPMINEAAFLLNEGVASAEDIDTAMKLGANHPIGPLALGDMIGLDVCLAIMETLYDEFGDSKYRPCPLLKKKVRANQLGRKTGEGFYSY
- a CDS encoding enoyl-CoA hydratase-related protein, which produces MDFDNLKIDKKDNITEVKINRPKVLNALNSNVLKDLEKAFQKLDNDEETRVIILTGAGEKAFVAGADISEMKDKNSIQAKKFAESGHKAFNMIEKCSKPVVAAVNGFALGGGNELALACDMRFASDNAKFGQPEVGLGIIAGFGGTQRLSKIIGEAKAKEILFTAKNIGAEKAKKLGLVNEVVKQDELMNKVYEVAEDIAGNAPQAVKMTKEAVNYSRGRSIEEGISYETQAFSYCFSTEDQKNGMEAFLNKDSVEFKGE
- a CDS encoding zinc-binding dehydrogenase, translating into MKKGNKYGVHRVIEPEGSLPQPAWKIDNDMEIYDNEILIDVQTLNIDSASFTQIKEEADGDEEKIKERIYEIVEERGKHHNPVTGSGGMLIGTIEKIGPALKERDIEVGDKIATLVSLSLTPLRIDEIKEVKSEIDQVNIRGKAVLFESGIYAKLPEDMSETLALAVLDVAGAPAQTAKLVYPGNTVLVIGAGGKSGLLCLYQARKQAGITGKVIALEYSDKACQRIEDLGLADEVIQGDATDAVSVYEEVEKLTEGEMCDVVINNVNIPSTEMSSIMTTKDDGVIYFFSMATSFTKAALGAEGIGKDVEMIIGNGYTRGHAAIALETLRESQQLKELFNKLYTH